The DNA sequence TCGTAAAGGCGATAAAATCCTGTCAATTCAGATTGAAGAGGACGCATAGAAAGCATGGCAGACTGGCACGAAATTCCGGGCGGTGTCACCGCCGCTAAGGGCTATAGGGCATCGGGAATCACCGCTGGACTCAAACCTTCCGGCGCACCGGATTTGGCATTGATTTACTCGGATGTGGAGGCGATCGCCGCAGGGGTGTTTACCACCAGTCGTGTCAAGGCGGCCTGTGTGGACTATTGCCGCCAGCGGCTCCAGGCAAAACCGAGCGCTCGTGCCATTCTCTGCAATGCGGGGCAGGCCAACGCAGCCACGGGCGATCAAGGCTGGGAGGATGCGGTTGAGAGTGCCCAACTGGTTGCCCAAGCCTTGGGCATTCCCTCGGAGGCGGTGCTGGTGGCGTCTACAGGGGTGATTGGTCAGCGGATTAAGATGGATGCGCTGCGGGCAGGCATTCCGCAGTTGGTGGCGGCAGCGTCACCGGAGGGATCAGAGACCGCCGCCAATGCGATTATCACCACCGACTTAGTTCCCAAAACCTATGCCCTCGAAGCGATGTTTGGCGATCGCCCGGTTCGGGTAGGTGGCATTTGCAAAGGATCGGGCATGATCCATCCGAACATGGCAACAATGCTGGCCTTTGTCACCTGCGATGCCACGGTATCGCCCCACATCTGGCAAGAGATGCTATCACGGGCAGCGGACAAGAGCTTTAACCAGATCACGGTGGATGGCGACACCAGCACCAACGACTCCTTAATTGCCCTTGCGAACGGTGAATCCCGGACTCCGGCAATTACCGAAATGGGGCCAGAGGCAGAGAAGCTAGAAGCCATGCTCACGGAAGTCTGCATTAACTTGGCAAAGGCGATCGCCCGTGATGGGGAAGGGGCAACCTGTTTAGTGGAAGTACAGGTGACGGGAGCCCACACCGATGATGGCGCACGGCAAATTGCCCGAAC is a window from the Synechococcales cyanobacterium T60_A2020_003 genome containing:
- the argJ gene encoding bifunctional ornithine acetyltransferase/N-acetylglutamate synthase; this translates as MADWHEIPGGVTAAKGYRASGITAGLKPSGAPDLALIYSDVEAIAAGVFTTSRVKAACVDYCRQRLQAKPSARAILCNAGQANAATGDQGWEDAVESAQLVAQALGIPSEAVLVASTGVIGQRIKMDALRAGIPQLVAAASPEGSETAANAIITTDLVPKTYALEAMFGDRPVRVGGICKGSGMIHPNMATMLAFVTCDATVSPHIWQEMLSRAADKSFNQITVDGDTSTNDSLIALANGESRTPAITEMGPEAEKLEAMLTEVCINLAKAIARDGEGATCLVEVQVTGAHTDDGARQIARTIAGSSLVKSAIFGRDPNWGRIAAAAGRAGVPFEQENLRIKLGDFLMMEYGQPLAYDRAAASAYLKQASEGEYLKADTVLISVSVGNGSGTGTAWGCDLSYDYVRINAEYTT